A single window of Dermochelys coriacea isolate rDerCor1 chromosome 14, rDerCor1.pri.v4, whole genome shotgun sequence DNA harbors:
- the LOC119842440 gene encoding killer cell lectin-like receptor subfamily F member 1, producing the protein MTEEIIYADINVLEDTSHTSQPSAPKHHDLQGFSHWRGFVLWIALAGNVILATVVIALGMQVFQGRSTQTDTGAVSSVPKSSSVAQRNSPGTECNRSLEDLVSRLKQSLCHSAQSPSADGSGCKLCPMDWLSNRGKCYWFSKDSKTWNESHADCSAKSSQKLVIQDWEEMEFIQNITQGLYHVWLGLHVISPEKKWTWVDSSMLDQTLFPVMGPADVNSCGVIKGNRIHSETCSAEFKWICQKEAMQL; encoded by the exons ATGACTGAGGAAATTATCTACGCTGATATAAATGTTCTAGAAGACACATCCCACACCAGCCAACCCTCTGCCCCTAAGCACCACG ATCTCCAGGGATTTTCACACTGGCGCGGGTTCGTTCTGTGGATTGCTTTGGCTGGCAACGTGATCCTGGCTACAGTGGTAATTGCACTGGGCATGCAGG TTTTCCAGGGCCGCTCCACGCAGACGGACACTGGCGCAGTCTCATCGGTCCCCAAGAGCAGCAGTGTCGCTCAGAGAAACTCCCCCGGCACAGAATGCAACAGGAGCCTGGAGGACTTGGTGTCTCGCCTGAAGCAGAGTCTGTGTcactcagcccagagcccctcagCAG ACGGCTCCGGCTGTAAACTCTGCCCCATGGACTGGCTGTCGAACAGGGGAAAGTGTTACTGGTTTTCCAAAGACAGCAAAACCTGGAATGAGAGCCATGCTGACTGCTCAGCGAAGAGCTCTCAAAAGCTAGTGATCCAGGACTGGGAGGAGATG GAGTTCATACAGAACATCACACAGGGTCTATATCATGTCTGGCTTGGGCTCCATGTTATATCTCCAGAGAAGAAGTGGACCTGGGTGGACAGCTCCATGTTAGACCAAACTCT gtTCCCAGTAATGGGTCCTGCTGACGTGAACAGCTGTGGGGTGATAAAAGGGAATCGGattcactctgaaacctgcagtgcTGAATTCAAATGGATTTGCCAGAAAGAAGCCATGCAGCTATAA